The following proteins are co-located in the Heteronotia binoei isolate CCM8104 ecotype False Entrance Well chromosome 21, APGP_CSIRO_Hbin_v1, whole genome shotgun sequence genome:
- the SSRP1 gene encoding FACT complex subunit SSRP1, with product MADTLEFNEIYQEVKGSMNDGRLRLSRQGVIFKNSKTGKVDNIQASELSEGIWRRVALGHGLKLLTKNGHVYKYDGFRETEFDKLSDFFKTHYHLDLAEKDLCVKGWNWGTVKFGGQLLSFDIGEQPVFEIPLSNVSQCTTGKNEVTLEFHQNDDAEVSLMEVRFYVPPTQEDGVDPVEAFAQNVLSKADVIQATGDAICIFRELQCLTPRGRYDIRIYPTFLHLHGKTFDYKIPYTTVLRLFLLPHKDQRQMFFVISLDPPIKQGQTRYHFLILLFSKDEDISLTLNMNEDEVEKRFEGRLTKNMSGSLYEMVSRVMKALVNRKITVPGNFQGHSGAQCITCSYKASSGLLYPLERGFIYVHKPPVHIRFDEISFVNFARGTTTTRSFDFEIETKQGTQYTFSSIEREEYGKLFDFVNAKKLNIKNRGLKEGMNKNYDEYAGSDEDSHDAYLERMKEEGKIREENANDSSEDSGEETDESFNPVEEEEDVAEEFDSNASASSSSSEGDSDEKKKPAKKAKIVKERKPRKKQSERKKGKDPNAPKRPLSAYMLWLNANREKIRSDCPGMSVTDVSKKAGELWKGMSKEKKEEWERKAEDAKRDYEKAMKDYSEGGKSDSFKKEKSKKKKKPEKPGKGKPEKKTTPSKSSVSKSAPKQLGESFKSKEFVSSDESSSGEDKKEDSEEEEEIASTPPSSAESASGSD from the exons ATGGCAGACACGCTGGAATTCAATGAAATATACCAAGAGGTGAAGGGATCTATG AATGATGGACGTCTGCGACTGAGCCGTCAAGGTGTGATTTTCAAAAACAGCAAAACGGGCAAAGTGGACAACATTCAGGCCTCAGAGCTATCTGAGGGCATCTGGCGACGAGTGGCATTGGGCCATGGACTCAAACTGCTTACTAAGAATGGCCATGTCTACAAGTATGATGGGTTCAGAGAAACG GAATTTGACAAGCTCTCAGATTTCTTCAAGACCCACTATCATCTGGACCTGGCTGAAAAAGATTTGTGTGTGAAAGGGTGGAACTGGGGGACAGTAAAGTTTGGAG GGCAGCTTCTTTCCTTTGACATTGGGGAACAGCCAGTGTTTGAAATCCCACTGAGCAATGTGTCACAGTGCACAACTGGCAAGAATGAGGTGACATTGGAGTTCCATCAGAATGATGATGCTGAGGTGTCACTTATGGAGGTCCGCTTTTATGTGCCTCCTACTCAGGAGGATGGTGTCGACCCTGTTGAG GCATTTGCTCAAAATGTGTTATCAAAGGCAGATGTCATCCAGGCCACTGGAGATGCCATCTGCATTTTCCGGGAACTGCAGTGCTTAACACCCCGTGGGCGCTACGATATCCGTATCTATCCCACCTTCCTTCATCTTCACGGCAAGACATTTGACTACAAGATCCCTTATACCACTGTTctgcggctcttcctgcttcccCATAAAGACCAGCGCCAGATGTTCTTTGTG ATCAGCTTAGACCCTCCTATAAAGCAAGGGCAAACTCGCTATCATTTTCTtatcctcctcttctccaaagaTGAGGACATCTCCTTGACCCTTAACATGAATGA GGATGAAGTAGAGAAGCGGTTTGAGGGACGGCTCACCAAGAATATGTCGGGGTCACTGTATGAGATGGTTAGTCGTGTAATGAAAGCTCTTGTCAACCGCAAGATCACGGTGCCTGGCAACTTCCAGGG GCATTCTGGAGCACAGTGCATCACTTGTTCTTACAAGGCCAGTTCAGGGCTCTTGTACCCTCTGGAGCGTGGCTTCATCTATGTACACAAGCCACCTGTTCACATCCGTTTTGATGAGATCTCTTTCGTAAACTTTGCCCGTGGGACCACTACTACACGCTCCTTTGATTTTGAAATAGAAACAAAGCAGGGGACACAGTACACTTTCAGCAGCATAGAAAG AGAGGAATATGGCAAACTATTTGATTTTGTGAATGCCAAGAAGCTGAACATCAAGAACCGAGGACTAAAGGAG GGCATGAATAAGAACTATGATGAGTATGCTGGCTCAGATGAGGACTCGCACGATGCCTACTTGGAACGTATGAAGGAGGAAGGCAAGATCCGTGAGGAGAACGCAAATGACAGCAGTGAGGATTCTGGAGAAGAGACAG ATGAATCCTTCAATCctgtggaagaggaagaggatgtGGCAGAAGA GTTTGACAGCAATGCCTCAGCCAGCTCATCTAGCAGTGAAGGAGATAGTGATGAGAAGAAGAAACCTGCCAAAAAAGCCAAAATTGTCAAAGAACGCAAGCCCCGCAAGAAGCAATCTGAG CGTAAGAAAGGGAAAGACCCCAATGCCCCAAAGAGACCTTTATCTGCATACATGTTGTGGCTCAATGCCAACCGTGAGAAGATCAGGTCAGATTGTCCAGGCATGAGTGTCACTGATGTATCCAAGAAGGCTGGCGAACTGTGGAAAGGGATGtcaaaggagaagaaggag GAATGGGAGCGCAAAGCTGAAGATGCCAAGAGGGATTACGAGAAGGCCATGAAGGACTACAGTGAGGGGGGCAAGTCAGACAGTTTCAAAAA GGAgaaatccaagaagaaaaagaagcctGAAAAGCCAGGGAAAGGCAAACCAGAGAAGAAAACTACACCTTCAAAATCTTCTGTTAGCAAGAGCGCTCCCAAGCAACTAGGCGAGAGCTTCAAGAGCAAAGAGTTTGTGTCCAGTGATGAGAGCTCCTCAGGCGAGGACAAGAAGGAG GattctgaggaggaggaagagatcgCTAGCACCCCACCCAGCTCAGCAGAGTCTGCCTCAGGCTCAGATTAG